The following DNA comes from Carassius auratus strain Wakin unplaced genomic scaffold, ASM336829v1 scaf_tig00215208, whole genome shotgun sequence.
ttatttgtcttgagaaaaatgaatgcctatcttgtgtagcctacataatatttatccaaatgagtcaatattgaatcaaatcacaagcactgaactgaattgaaatcataaaaataaaaatcagaaattGCACCATGGAAACAATATAAATTGTTGTCACTAAACCTAATACAATCCTGATTAGTTacaaaaatgttcagatttttttttacaccaatttgatatttaaaaataaaatatttaaaaagtatataattatcTAACATCTGACTAATTCAAAATTAACCTCAAAACATTAAATGCTAAATGGTGGTTATATATAGGTCTATCTAGCATTACACAAACATTAGTCAGAAGGTCGTCTCTCAGTGACTGAACAGCCTGACGCGTCTTACAATTCGACGTTGTTACAATGTTATCTGACATTACACGTGTCTGCTTCATTAGAGCCTGTTGTGAGGGAAAAGCTTAACGTGGTTTAATCATAAAAATCAATCAGGAAAAGTTTTTTCATGCACTCAGTTGTAGCATGCAGTCCAGGATGGTCCCAGAGCATGAGCGGgagctttttgatcaaataaatgtgttgtcCCCTGACACCTGGCCCTCTCCAGTGCCACAGCTGTATGGAGAACAAGAATTGAGGCAGCTGTGTGATAGTCTGCCAATGAACTACTGTAGTGTCAAACAAGGTTTCAGGGACTACAAGGAAAACCCAAACATGACAATTAAAGAGGGTCTTCTGAAATTAAAACACACAGTAGATACACTGGCTGTGAGCACAGCTGAATGTGAAAGGGGATTTTCAGCGATGAATATTATTGTTACACCGTTGAGAAATCAGCTGAAGATTGTCAATGTGTCCTCTTTGATGTTGGTAAAGTTAGTGGGTCCACCACTAGAGATGTGTAACCCAACTCAGTTTGTTAGGAAGTGTGTGATGACAAGGAGGTCAGCAGACCATGCTGTCTGTAGACAAAGACAGCATAAACCAGAGGAGCCTGCATTTACTCCTATTTGGAAGCTGATGAATGCATGAATTGTAGTATGTGAATAAGTAAATGTGATGTATTTAAAGTGTAAACTGTTATGTCTGCACACGTCACACATCTGAACAAGTGTTGTTCGGGTTGTTTCATAATGCATTGTACTGTAAAAATAGCCCCTTTGGTGTAAAACACATTAAGTCATTTTATGGCACGATCTTTAATGGTGACGTAAATAAGGGCTCCCCTTCCCTACAAAAGCCAATTTAACCACtgactgtagttaccatgttctgaacatcacatcctgtcTTTTCCCCCAGATCTAATCTATCTAGATGGTTCAATAAAAATACTTGAACTTTATATCTAAAGATTACCTTAACtaagcaccagcaagcttgttagctagacagttagcatcagctaacaatatttacttcagTTTGGTTATGAAGAAACATCCATATCTGTCTACTCGGCTAGTTAatccaaactatttaaaaatgtatactgttgataaacaatataaaaaaagacgTCACATAGGGCTAATAAAGCTGTTGTcgttaatttgtgttattttaatgtgtcgtgtttttttttttttttttttttttaacgttaacgttacctaAAACATGAGTGacactgattgatgtgtctgactTCACGCATTTCAGTGAGCTtgaatagatcactctttacagcagaTTTAGCTCACAAACAACtaacagttttgacctaaatatgattttcagtttcaataattaatcctataattcgacattaataacttacttttagcagcatcagtcgcgcgctcacaagatctcccggttgtgaattcagttcactggagactcgcactaaacggttcatttgaatcagtgagatGTCGACtcgagaacagctgcaatcgaatCATTCTAATCCCTGAATGAATCTTTTGGTGCGGtttaagcatagacagtaaaataatcagttcgttcttgaatcagacaccgcttctgcgtctcagagcacgtgatatattataaggagtaatgatatgttttatgaaatgtagttaaGTAAAAGCAGTGGTGTAgattaaaaagtcaaataatatctTTCAGCTTGCAGTTGGGATTGAGGATAGCGAACCTTGTTCACAGAGGCTACTTAAACTAGCTCTGCCCCACAACATGTGAATCAGCTGTTAAAAATGACTAAAGATATCTGATTCTTGATCTGCTTCAGTGATGCAGATGATAAAATCTCTGTCATGTTCTTTCTGACGCGATCGACCAGGGCTACATCAGAAATGCAtttcttttgaaagaaaatgaaggaaataatcaaaaagttgaaaaagtaTCGGGTAGGTTCAGGGTAAGTTGGggtttattgtcccaataagatgacgtccatttaatattttaaaattaaaatgtacactcaatcatttattaatataataatataagttattattgcatactattttataatacactacaatactgaggtgcagataattgcctcTATTTGCATTAAGtaatataaatagcagaaaatcctgcctTTTTAACATTGTATGAATAGAATCTATAGATATTTGCACTTTTATCTATAGATAAAGCTGCTGCTTTTTTTTGAAAACTGCAAGATTATGCCGGCgatgcaatgttgccagatgttgctattaaaataaacaaaaatatatcaataaataaaataaactaaattatttcaaatattttggaaattagataaaatgaagttatcgctgaccctaaaccgcaacttcctactttattaactttctaaagtgttacatttagtgcaaaaacaagtcaaaaacgCTTATAATAGCTGGATCTCGCTCAGTCACAAATCTCTGAAGACATCGTTCACTTCAGAAGAGTCTCGCAGTGATCACAACGGCCGCTAAACATcatgaattatacatgcagacgttcatatgaggagtttagcagcaaattagtcaatcagagaacaaatgtaattttcgaacatgaaaaatttacccaggtccggacctcggtgacctcatagctggctacttCATGAATTATTAGATTGAAATTGAGTTATTTTCACTTATTCCAACAAACCTGAATGCAACTTTTAAGTGATTGATGATGATCTCAATCCAATATTCGTAAAATCAGAGTCACAACCCTGTTCCTGAAGACACCTCAACTTTGCAGAGTTTGGATGAATCTCTCttatcaaacacacttgattcaactcatcagatcATTAGTAGAGCGATCTGTGATGTTAGCTGAGTGTGTCAAATAAGAAAGAGCTCAAAATATACAGAAACAGTGAAGAGAAACACAGGCCTACTGtataaaatagagtaaataaaacaaaaacacggTAAAATACTCACTTAATCTTTCTAGATGCTTTGATCACTGGCAGCAGCCTCAGAAGACTTTCTTCTGAATAATGATATTTCCTCAGATTAAACTCATCCAGATCTTCTTCTGAGTTCAACAGCACAAACACCAGAGCTGACCACTGAGCAGCAGACAGAGAGACTCCAGAGAGACAACAGAGATCTGTTCTGTTCAGGTATGTTTGTACTTCCTGCTCTAGTGAACgatcattcagttcattcagacagtggaacagattgatggatttctcTGGAGAGGGATTCTCCCTGATCTTCTGTTTGATGTATGCAGCTGTTTCCTGATTGATATCAGAGCTGCTTACTGTCTTTCTCAGGACGCCTTGTAAGAGAGTCTGATTAGACTCTAGAGAGAGACCTAGAAGGAACCGGAGGAAAAGATCCCAGTGTCCGTTCTCACTCTGTAAGGCCTTGTCCACTTCTCTCTTCAGTAAActgatcattggtgacctgaacACATTCTTCAGTCCTGTGTTTTGTTCAGAAAAGGACAGCAGCTTGAATAAAGCAGCAAGAAACTCCTGAATACTTAGATGAACAAAGCTGAACACCTTCCCCAGCTGCAgtccagactcctctctgaagatctgggTACAAACTCCTGAGTACACGGACACTTCTCTGACATCAATGCCGCTCTCTTTCAGGTCCTCCTCGTAGAAGATCAGGTTCCCTTTTTCCAGCTGCTCAAAAGCCAGTTTTCCTAGAGACAGAATAGTCTTTCTAGCCTGATCAGGATCGATTTCATATTTCCCATCATACTTCTGTGTCTTCAGTTTGGTCTGAAagatcaggaagtgtgtgaaCATCTGTGTGAGAGTCTTGGGGATCTCTGCACTCTCTGCTTTACCCATCATCCtctccagaacagcggctgaaatccagcagaagactgggatgtgacacatgatgaACAGACTTCTTGATGATCGGATGTGTGTGACGATTCTATCAGCCAGACTCGGATCAtttattctcttcctgaaatattcctccttctgagggtcGTTGAATCCTCGTACCTCTGTGAGCTGGTGGACACACTCaggagggatctgattggctgctgctggtcgagAGGTGATCCagaggagagcagaaggaagTAGGTTCCCCTTGATGAGGTTGGTCAGCAGCACATCCACTGAAGCTGATTCTGTCACATCAGACAAGCTCCGACTGTTTTGGAAATCTAGACGCAGTcgacactcatccagaccatcaaatatGAACATGATTTTGTAATCCTCATAATCTGCTGATTTTAATTCTTTGGTTTCTGTGTGAAGGTGGTTTAGAAGATCCACAAGACTGAGATGTTTCTGTATCAAGTTCAGCTccctgaaaggaagtggaaatatgaaatgaacgtcctgattggcttttccttcagtccagtccagaatgaacttctgcacagagactgtttttccaatcCCAGCGACTCCTTtagtcagcacagttctgatgggtttgtcttgtccaggtgagGGTTTAAATATGTCATTGCAGTTGATTGGTGTCTCCTGTGTCTCTGGTCTCCTGGACactgtctcaatctgtctcacctcatgttcattattgacctctccactgcctccctctgtgatgtagagctctgtgtagatctcattcagaCGTGTTGAGTCTCCATGATTGGACAGTCCTTCACTGAGTCTCTCATATTTATCCTGTAGTCTGGATCTGAGTTTTTGTTGATACACAGGCATCAGTTCTGAGCAAAGgaaataattgttgttattgACAGAGCaatatattagaaatgtatttttaggtTTGATATGTTAGATATTAGATTGTGTCGTGACATTCAGGAACATTAGTGACTGAAGACAGAAGgatgataataaaaacacagaCTATAATCTGCTGATCCAGAGCTCTTACTGGTCTGTAGTGTGTCAGCGAggtctgtctggttcatcttcctCAGGAGGAGCAGTGTGATCTTCAGAAGACCCTCTCTGACTCTGTTATGACCCTCATCATCAGAACGGTCTCTTTCAGAGCATTCTGGGTAATCTGGACTCAGTAGTCTCTTAAAGCTTTTTAACTCAGagatgattttgtgctcaagctCCTGAAATCATAgtaaatattcaaacaataaaccTGCATTcagtcacagagaaggtgaacCAAAGGATCATAGTGGCCTATAACTTATCTTACGAGTGTGtaggaaataaaatattaatattacagatAGAATTTAACATTTAGTACTTTTACCCAGAGGGTCATTGTGttggatggacacacacacacacacagacacacacacacacaaaaccaaccTTGAAAATGGAGTCTAATTTCTTCTTTGCTGTATGTGATTCTCGTCCTTTATGTTTTTGACTgtagttaaacaaatatttaatatttttgtaaacatgTAGTAATGCATACACATCAGTAAATTAAAGAATATAATGAATATCATATTTCTCATACTGTAAACTACACAGCACCTCAGATCAGCAGATGTGTCTCCAGAGCTGAAATGAATTGGTTGACCCATTGACCGGTCACTCTTgatggacacacagctgggttcaGGAGATTCATTCtgacacagactgaaatataacAGAAATACAAACTGTTTCTGTAAATCTCACTCTGCTCTGACAGAAACACATTCACCGTTTCAATCTCTCTTTAGTGTTCATCTTTCACTTGAGGAGTCTGTTGTGACTTGAGAGTTAAaagactaaattattatttttctatgaaTAAAAGGAATCTGTCCCAtgtgctcttttcattcatatattacagaataaaatggaccaatacacacatatagataAAGACACAGACACATCCAGCAGCAACAGAGACAGCTGGTGACAATATCCATAACACACCACAGCTACAGTAAATATGAGACTCATAATATCTCACCTGGACTCAACAGAAGAGTCTTCCTCTCTGCAGAGATCTGAAACATCCATCGCTGGGTTTTTCCTCACAGACACATCCATGTGTTCAGATAAATCTGATTCACGCCCCTGAATCTgactataaatgaaaatgatattgtAGTGTGCATTTATCGTTtctgaacattataaatgtgaaaCATTTCAGGTTTTCTCACCTCTTGACTGTCTTTATCTGTGTGTCATGTTCTTCAGAGAGATTCATTCTGGAGGCCATGGTTTAATCTAAAAGCAGATCCAGATGTTGATCACAGAGTCAGTTATGAATCAGAGATTAATCAATCTCAGTATCAGACATCAGAACTGACTTGAAAAGTGTATTCTTCACATTTACACAGAATCAAATTACAAACAAAGAGCATAACTAATTCAGACAAGCACtgtgttaaaatgaaagtaaaagtttAATCTGACGATTTACAGACTCTGTGTTTTATCTCAttgttcatttaaacaaatatctgacactgctttttttttgtacttcactTTAAACCAGTCAGGATTGATTTTAGCTATCAAAGATGATTGTTAAATCGTGATACtcactgtgtttttctctcttaatGTAGTTTATTTCCTCATACGATAAAACAGACCCGCTGTAATAGTTTCACTTTCATGAGTCACCTGACAAGGAGGAGTTTAAGAGTCAAAAACTAACCATAAAGTGTTTAAAATCTACTCTTAGAatttaatatcagtatttaataTTCAAAGTTATAACCCATGAATTGATTTCCTTCACAGACACCACAAATAATTGAATTATTAGTGAAATGTCAGTTACCTCAAATACAATGAATCACTCAATTGGTTCTCACTGGAAACAGAAATTACTCTTTAACTGACTagtattttgtcttttgtcaCGTGACAACAGCATTTGATAGATCAATTAATTTACAAGCTTCTTTACAAACAGGTgcagttattattttaatcactAGAAGTTATTAAATTCACTCATTAgaatccttatatatatatatcagtgggtTTCCAATTTCCAAAACCAAAAatctttacttatttattttatttatattgttaaagctttcgtttagtattatttatttgtgtagttATTATGTTCACATACGTCTGTAAATGGTGCTTTGCATGTAATGTCACCTCTTTGTATGCAATATTGACATTCTCTGTAATTTTATCTTTGGTACCTtgccattaataataattatagactaatcaattatctttcaggctcagactgcattggtaaCGCCAGGGCCTGTCTACGCCCATATAATACCATTCTCTGCAACGCTTAGGGTCTGTGTATTTTGCGCATGCGcgaatgaacgaatcactccccgagacgactcgttcttcccgagtcacattaaagattcgttctaAATTAATGAATCGTTTAAGAATGACCCGTCACTAGAAGTTACTGGTTTGACTGTCGTTCTGGTGCACTTTCACGGTaagaaggttggaaaaacacgggtttcctggaacgcagcattacgTTTGTACCCAAATGACTCTCAACTGAACTTGTTTCCCATAAACAGAACAATAATAATCAGTTCACTTGTTACAAATGTTAACTGTCTACCTCCTTTCGTTTAAACGAGTCAAAACAGATATTATATCAGACCGATATAAAGTTGGTTTGACGTTGGACATTCGATGTTAGACAGATATTCAGccggcaaaaaaa
Coding sequences within:
- the LOC113093996 gene encoding NLR family CARD domain-containing protein 3-like isoform X2, with the protein product MASRMNLSEEHDTQIKTVKSLCQNESPEPSCVSIKSDRSMGQPIHFSSGDTSADLSQKHKGRESHTAKKKLDSIFKELEHKIISELKSFKRLLSPDYPECSERDRSDDEGHNRVREGLLKITLLLLRKMNQTDLADTLQTKLMPVYQQKLRSRLQDKYERLSEGLSNHGDSTRLNEIYTELYITEGGSGEVNNEHEVRQIETVSRRPETQETPINCNDIFKPSPGQDKPIRTVLTKGVAGIGKTVSVQKFILDWTEGKANQDVHFIFPLPFRELNLIQKHLSLVDLLNHLHTETKELKSADYEDYKIMFIFDGLDECRLRLDFQNSRSLSDVTESASVDVLLTNLIKGNLLPSALLWITSRPAAANQIPPECVHQLTEVRGFNDPQKEEYFRKRINDPSLADRIVTHIRSSRSLFIMCHIPVFCWISAAVLERMMGKAESAEIPKTLTQMFTHFLIFQTKLKTQKYDGKYEIDPDQARKTILSLGKLAFEQLEKGNLIFYEEDLKESGIDVREVSVYSGVCTQIFREESGLQLGKVFSFVHLSIQEFLAALFKLLSFSEQNTGLKNVFRSPMISLLKREVDKALQSENGHWDLFLRFLLGLSLESNQTLLQGVLRKTVSSSDINQETAAYIKQKIRENPSPEKSINLFHCLNELNDRSLEQEVQTYLNRTDLCCLSGVSLSAAQWSALVFVLLNSEEDLDEFNLRKYHYSEESLLRLLPVIKASRKINLCGCFIEEEGWSALISALRSNPSHLTELNLSGNEPGDSGVKLLSALLEDPHCKLKKLR
- the LOC113093996 gene encoding NLR family CARD domain-containing protein 3-like isoform X1, giving the protein MASRMNLSEEHDTQIKTVKSQIQGRESDLSEHMDVSVRKNPAMDVSDLCREEDSSVESSLCQNESPEPSCVSIKSDRSMGQPIHFSSGDTSADLSQKHKGRESHTAKKKLDSIFKELEHKIISELKSFKRLLSPDYPECSERDRSDDEGHNRVREGLLKITLLLLRKMNQTDLADTLQTKLMPVYQQKLRSRLQDKYERLSEGLSNHGDSTRLNEIYTELYITEGGSGEVNNEHEVRQIETVSRRPETQETPINCNDIFKPSPGQDKPIRTVLTKGVAGIGKTVSVQKFILDWTEGKANQDVHFIFPLPFRELNLIQKHLSLVDLLNHLHTETKELKSADYEDYKIMFIFDGLDECRLRLDFQNSRSLSDVTESASVDVLLTNLIKGNLLPSALLWITSRPAAANQIPPECVHQLTEVRGFNDPQKEEYFRKRINDPSLADRIVTHIRSSRSLFIMCHIPVFCWISAAVLERMMGKAESAEIPKTLTQMFTHFLIFQTKLKTQKYDGKYEIDPDQARKTILSLGKLAFEQLEKGNLIFYEEDLKESGIDVREVSVYSGVCTQIFREESGLQLGKVFSFVHLSIQEFLAALFKLLSFSEQNTGLKNVFRSPMISLLKREVDKALQSENGHWDLFLRFLLGLSLESNQTLLQGVLRKTVSSSDINQETAAYIKQKIRENPSPEKSINLFHCLNELNDRSLEQEVQTYLNRTDLCCLSGVSLSAAQWSALVFVLLNSEEDLDEFNLRKYHYSEESLLRLLPVIKASRKINLCGCFIEEEGWSALISALRSNPSHLTELNLSGNEPGDSGVKLLSALLEDPHCKLKKLR